The proteins below come from a single Chelmon rostratus isolate fCheRos1 chromosome 10, fCheRos1.pri, whole genome shotgun sequence genomic window:
- the dffb gene encoding DNA fragmentation factor subunit beta, with product MSRIFKKDKPVKIRSCTENKKYGVAAKDVKELLKKGCKLLQLPLSGAHVCLYADGTEVTEGYFQTLQDNTELVLLSKDQTWSGGVVYDIGQLLSTGLHSDGLLEAAKGLLSGEPAPKRRKILTDLVLNLDDKSELESREEDDDWFKGVADRFKTKSAYMKFNCESRIRSYMNEVVDATKTIQKAKVREEFLKASKSLRERLKAAGFNGCYFDRTEKEPQRLCTREGWFTCQGSFDKEVCSSLHSINPYSSYESRIFFSTWNLDHRIEKKRTVIPALLEALQNHKSADINLDYFYRLLFTRENLKLVHIVCHKKGAHDLLCDAKEIFRQVRGKKRCLFEY from the exons ATGTCAAGAATCTTCAAGAAAGATAAGCCCGTGAAAATTAGGAgttgcactgaaaacaaaaagtacGGAGTCGCAGCAAAAGATGTGAAGGAGTTGCTTAAAAAAGGCTGTAAATTATTACAG TTGCCACTCTCTGGTGcgcatgtttgtttgtatgctGATGGAACAGAGGTGACAGAGGGATACTTCCAGACTCTGCAGGACAACACTGAACTTGTTCTTCTCTCCAAAGATCAGACATGGAGCGGAGGAG ttgttTATGACATCGGCCAGTTACTGAGCACAGGCTTGCACAGCGATGGCCTCCTTGAGGCGGCAAAAGGCCTCCTGTCTGGTGAGCCGGCTCCGAAGAGGCGTAAAATCCTGACTGACCTGGTGCTGAACCTGGATGACAAATCAgagctggagagcagagaggaggatgacgaCTGGTTCAAAG GTGTTGCAGATCGATTCAAGACAAAGTCCGCCTACATGAAGTTCAACTGTGAAAGCAGGATACGAAGCTACATGAATGAG GTGGTCGATGCCACCAAAACCATACAGAAGGCTAAAGTCAGGGAAGAGTTTCTGAAAGCATCAAAGAGCCTGAGGGAaaggctgaaggcagcaggGTTCAACGGCTGCTACTTTGACAGGACTGAAAAGGAGCCACAGCGCCTCTGTACTCGGGAAGGATGGTTTACCTGCCAG GGATCATTTGACAAGGAAGTGTGCTCGTCGCTCCACTCCATCAACCCCTACAGCAGCTACGAGAGCAGGATCTTCTTCAGCACATGGAATCTAGACCACAG GATTGAAAAGAAGAGGACAGTCATTCCCGCTCTGCTGGAAGCTCTACAGAATCACAAGAGTGCTGACATCAACCTGGACTACTTCTACCGCCTGCTGTTCACCAGGGAAAACCTGAAGCTGGTTCACATCGTGTGCCACAAGAAAGGAGCCCACGACCTGCTGTGTGACGCCAAGGAGATTTTCCGACAAgtcagagggaagaaaaggtgCTTGTTTGAATATTAA